A section of the Diabrotica virgifera virgifera chromosome 8, PGI_DIABVI_V3a genome encodes:
- the LOC126890179 gene encoding uncharacterized protein LOC126890179 codes for MAEQELKSLKARRGAVKGKLTRFKNYFDKIDKDDVSKKLITDVEFRLSKVLPLYEEFHVIQEKIDELEVSKDNENEINTFEASYFELVSDMQTFCDNFKIEYNADMVSVHSDSNKEVNNSFQALVKLPPISLCTFNGHYDSWLEYKDCFLALVHNNASLTDIQRFYYLRSSLEAGPQQIIKSIKVSSINYKIAWQMLTERYENKKLIIHNHLKAIFDHPAINNESHLELRDLFDNVTKHLRSLNSLGLDTQSWDSIIIFIMCSKFDATTRRDWECFKHKNDLPSMTDLNIFLKEKCQMLEKLQISSGYKNNKAKVRNVNSRSFASIERQSSVKCYFCQNDHPIYKCDAFLKLNINDRISAAKRLNLCLNCLKNSHPTWKCKLQKCIKCHKVHNSLLHLNNPNANVPRNMVTTDINDPNQHRTGSNPNIDIIDNCIERSDNDQRQLSSSLHISKDVANSYEISEVLLSTVLVRIVNGNKSIVCRGLLDSGSQSSFISEKICKLLDLKCQKVEHLVKGVGEVLAKINKEAIVTISSSQGNFIMDTHCLVIPNITGKLPIRKTGVLTPEEIEAALALAINSVQRECFPLEYKRLMNNKEIPNKSKIIL; via the exons ATGGCTGAACAAGAGTTAAAGAGTTTAAAGGCAAGAAGGGGAGCAGTTAAAGGTAAACTTACAAGGTTTAAGAAttattttgataaaattgataagGATGATGTTTCTAAAAAATTGATCACAGATGTAGAGTTTAGGTTAAGCAAGGTTTTACCCTTGTATGAAGAGTTTCATGTGATTCAAGAAAAAATTGATGAACTAGAGGTGAGTAAGGATAATGAGAATGAAATTAATACTTTTGAGGCTTCGTATTTTGAACTTGTTAGTGATATGCAAACATTTTGCgataattttaaaatagaatATAATGCAGATATGGTATCAGTTCATAGTGATTCAAATAAAGAGGTTAATAATAGTTTTCAGGCATTGGTTAAGTTGCCCCCTATTTCTTTATGTACTTTTAACGGGCACTATGACTCGTGGCTCGAATATAAAGATTGTTTTCTGGCATTGGTTCACAATAATGCTTCTTTAACAGATATTCAGAGATTTTATTATTTGCGATCTTCTCTTGAAGCGGGTcctcaacaaataataaaatctaTAAAGGTTTCGTCAATAAACTATAAAATAGCTTGGCAAATGTTAACAGAGCGTTATGAGAATAAAAAACTTATTATTCACAACCACTTGAAGGCAATTTTTGATCATCCTGCTATTAATAACGAGTCTCATCTTGAACTAAGAGATTTATTTGATAATGTCACTAAACATTTACGGTCATTAAATAGTTTAGGCTTAGACACACAAAGTTGGGATAgcataataatatttataatgtGTTCTAAATTTGATGCTACCACTAGAAGGGACTGGGAATGTTTCAAACATAAAAATGACTTACCCAGTATGAcagatttaaatatatttttaaaggaAAAATGTCAAATGTTAGAGAAGCTTCAAATATCTTCtggttataaaaataataaagcaaaGGTTCGCAATGTAAATTCTCGAAGTTTTGCTTCTATTGAACGTCAGTCTAGTGTCAAATGTTACTTTTGTCAAAATGATCATCCGATATATAAATGCGatgcatttttaaaattaaatataaatgacAGAATCTCGGCTGCCAAAAGATTAAATTTgtgtttaaattgtttaaaaaattcacaTCCTACATGGAAATGCAAGTTACAAAAGTGTATAAAATGTCATAAAGTGCATAACTCATTATTGCATTTAAATAATCCCAACGCAAATGTTCCTAGAAATATGGTTACTACTGATATAAACGATCCGAATCAACATAGAACAGGATCGAATCCAAATATCGACATAATCGATAACTGTATTGAACGCTCAGACAACGATCAACGTCAGCTAAGTTCTTCTCTTCATATTTCCAAAGACGTTGCCAATTCATATGAGATTTCTGAGGTTTTATTGTCGACGGTCTTAGTTCGCATTGTAAATGGAAATAAATCGATTGTTTGTCGTGGATTATTGGATAGCGGTTCTCAGAGTAGTTTTATTAGTGAGAAAATTTGTAAATTATTAGATTTAAAATGTCAAAAGGTAGAACATTTGGTCAAGGGTGTTGGAGAGGTGCTagcaaaaattaataaagaagCGATTGTCACTATAAGTTCTTCCCAAGGAAATTTTATTATGGATACTCATTGTTTGGTTATTCCCAATATTACGGGAAAGTTACCGATCAG AAAGACTGGTGTACTAACACCAGAAGAGATTGAAGCAGCTCTAGCATTAGCAATAAATTCTGTTCAAAGAGAATGTTTTCCATTAGAATACAAGCGTCTAATGAATAATAAAGAAATaccaaataaaagtaaaattattcTTTGA